Proteins encoded by one window of Engraulis encrasicolus isolate BLACKSEA-1 chromosome 21, IST_EnEncr_1.0, whole genome shotgun sequence:
- the LOC134437392 gene encoding C-type mannose receptor 2-like, translating into MERGQMCQRHRDHVGVTTFHVVKKWKTWTAAQQHCRDNFTDLATIDDMTEIEKLKRVIQDVGAEGRVWIGLRQGRWKWSLADGENEAEFWNWDTDRGQPTPRAGLDCGCISNAGKWHDCYCSVLRQSICYNGPNSTPPYVLVEEKKNWADAQRYCRDKYTDLASVRNQAANDKIYTDILSGLAYNPFPWIGLFREWEWSDGSSSSFRNWASGQPSYYSSSHSPCVVMRSSGLWNDESCDSRRYFVCYEALPVVEVVSPQPPLYSGDEVTLRCDIPRYAGQHQYVWLKDNNTVPGETSQTITITLPGQYQCHRQRGGSSVAPYISKPLDIKYQALPNATVEVVSPQSPFYSGDEVTLKCNITQYTDWRYGWFKDGSQIPHKTGQIVTITLPLEAGQYQCDGLRKARPHQSYVSKSTTIANQGHVKRTQMVRVEMEASDDMDMEDPDVQKAFLQQIGDRLKAKGFRGDVKLSWMKQPDGKVFHKKKNDKKKEKRDEF; encoded by the exons ATGGAGCGCGGGCAGATGTGCCAGCGGCATCG GGATCACGTCGGGGTCACCACT TTCCATGTGGTGAAGAAGTGGAAGACTTGGACAGCAGCTCAGCAGCACTGCAGAGACAACttcactgacctggccaccatagaCGACATGACGGAAATAGAGAAGCTAAAGAGAGTGATCCAGGATGTTGGGGCGGAGGGGAGGGTTTGGATTGGGCTGAGGCAGGGCAGGTGGAAGTGGTCTCTGGCTGATGGAGAAAATGAGGCTGAGTTCTGGAACTGGGATACAGATAGAGGCCAACCAACACCCAGAGCTGGATTAGACTGTGGCTGCATTTCCAATGCGGGGAAGTGGCACGATTGCTACTGCAGTGTGCTGCGTCAGTCAATTTGCTACAATG GGCCAAACTCCACACCCCCCTATGTGCTGGTTGAAGAGAAGAAGAACTGGGCAGATGCTCAGAGATACTGCCGAGACAAATACACAGACCTGGCCAGCGTGAGGAACCAGGCTGCGAATGACAAGATCTACACAGACATTCTTAGTGGACTAGCATATAATCCCTTTCCCTGGATCGGCCTTTTCAGAGAGTgggagtggtcagatggcagcagcTCCTCCTTTCGCAACTGGGCATCTGGGCAACCCAGCTACTACTCCAGTTCACACAGTCCCTGTGTGGTAATGCGGTCCTCTGGTCTGTGGAATGATGAATCCTGTGATAGTCGAAGATACTTTGTCTGCTACGAAG CTCTCCCTGTAGTTGAGGTGGTGTCTCCCCAGCCTCCCTTGTACTCTGGAGATGAAGTCACCCTCAGGTGTGACATACCCAGGTATGCAGGCCAGCACCAGTATGTCTGGCTAAAGGATAACAACACAGTTCCTGGCGAGACTAgtcagaccatcaccatcacactcccaGGTCAGTACCAGTGCCACAGGCAGAGAGGAGGTTCTTCAGTGGCACCCTACATCAGCAAGCCTCTTGACATTAAATACCAGG CCCTCCCTAAtgctacagtggaggtggtgtctcctcaGAGTCCCTTTTATTCTGGAGATGAAGTCACTCTGAAGTGTAACATAACACAGTACACTGACTGGCGTTATGGCTGGTTTAAGGACGGCAGTCAGATTCCTCACAAGACAGGTCAGATCGtcaccatcacactccccctagaggcaggcCAGTATCAGTGTGATGGACTCAGGAAAGCTCGCCCACATCAGTCATATGTGAGCAAGTCCACTACCATTGCCAACCAGG GTCATGTGAAAAGGACTCAAATGGTGAGAGTGGAAATGGAGGCATCTGACGATATGGACATGGAAGATCCTGACGTGCAGAAGGCCTTTCTTCAGCAG ATTGGGGACAGACTGAAGGCCAAGGGGTTTCGAGGAGATGTGAAGCTTTCCTGGATGAAGCAACCAGATGGAAAGGTGTTCCACAAGAAGAAGAAcgacaagaagaaggagaagagagatgagttcTGA